A single region of the Pseudomonas sp. VD-NE ins genome encodes:
- a CDS encoding molecular chaperone HscC, which produces MQDATLPRPALLGIDLGTTNSLIAVWQDGQARLIPNALGDVLTPSVVSLDEDDTILVGKAARARLTTHPERTAAAFKRFMGSDKQVQLGTRQFSPEELSALVLGSLKQDAEAFLGHAVSEAVISVPAYFSDEQRKRTLFAAELAGLSVTRLINEPTAAAMAYGLHEQKFERTLIFDLGGGTFDVTVLEYALPLIEVHASTGDNFLGGEDFTAALLQACLKHWQLTPAMVDAQSMASLGDALEQLKCKLGEGIQHLSWRHADKTFEWSLDEAAAVKIWEPLLARLRAPIEQALRDARLKPRDLDSLVLVGGATRMPAVQQMVATLFGRLPYRHLDPDTIVALGAATQAACKARDGAVEELILTDVCPYTLGIETIRGKDIDGAFSPIIERNTIIPTSRVERYYTTHPQQSVLRIAVYQGERPWVCDNILIDAFDVTLTPTAHIQALDVRFSYDINGLLEVDVTLLETGERHSHSIDRSPTGLDEQARRDSHNRLSTLKVHPRDALPNRTLLARLERAWMQSLGAQREHIAEWLHSFTTVLGGQQSVEIASHRTELNKALDQLRL; this is translated from the coding sequence GATTCTGGTCGGTAAAGCCGCCCGCGCCCGCCTGACCACGCACCCGGAGCGAACCGCTGCGGCGTTCAAGCGTTTCATGGGCAGCGATAAACAAGTCCAGCTCGGCACACGTCAGTTCAGCCCCGAAGAGTTGTCGGCGCTGGTGCTCGGCTCACTCAAGCAGGACGCCGAAGCCTTTCTCGGCCACGCCGTGTCGGAAGCGGTGATTTCCGTGCCGGCGTATTTCAGCGATGAACAACGCAAACGCACGCTGTTCGCCGCCGAACTGGCCGGGCTCTCGGTGACGCGTCTGATCAACGAGCCGACCGCCGCTGCCATGGCTTACGGGCTGCATGAGCAGAAGTTCGAACGCACGCTGATCTTCGATCTGGGCGGCGGCACCTTCGACGTTACGGTGCTGGAATACGCTTTGCCTCTGATCGAAGTACACGCCTCCACCGGCGACAACTTTCTCGGCGGCGAAGACTTCACCGCTGCGCTGTTGCAGGCCTGCCTGAAACACTGGCAACTGACCCCGGCCATGGTCGATGCGCAAAGCATGGCCAGCCTCGGTGATGCGCTTGAGCAACTGAAATGCAAACTCGGCGAAGGCATTCAACACCTGAGCTGGCGCCACGCCGACAAGACGTTCGAATGGTCACTGGATGAAGCGGCTGCGGTAAAAATCTGGGAGCCTCTGCTGGCGCGTTTGCGCGCTCCGATAGAACAGGCCCTGCGCGATGCCCGACTGAAGCCGCGCGACCTCGACAGCCTGGTGCTGGTCGGCGGCGCCACGCGCATGCCGGCGGTGCAGCAGATGGTCGCCACGCTGTTCGGACGTCTGCCTTACCGGCATCTTGATCCGGATACCATTGTTGCGCTGGGGGCAGCGACGCAAGCGGCGTGCAAGGCGCGTGACGGGGCGGTTGAAGAGTTGATTCTGACGGATGTCTGCCCGTATACGCTGGGTATCGAGACCATCCGTGGCAAAGACATCGACGGCGCGTTTTCGCCGATCATCGAACGTAACACCATCATCCCGACGTCACGGGTGGAACGCTATTACACCACCCATCCTCAGCAGTCGGTGCTGCGCATCGCGGTCTATCAGGGTGAGCGGCCGTGGGTGTGCGACAACATTCTCATTGACGCTTTCGATGTCACCTTGACGCCCACCGCGCACATCCAGGCGCTGGATGTACGTTTCAGTTATGACATCAACGGTTTGCTCGAGGTGGACGTCACCCTGCTCGAAACCGGCGAGCGTCACAGTCACAGCATTGACCGCAGCCCCACGGGCCTGGATGAGCAAGCGCGCCGAGACAGCCATAACCGGCTGTCGACGCTGAAGGTCCATCCACGCGATGCACTGCCCAACCGCACATTGCTGGCCCGTCTGGAGCGGGCATGGATGCAGAGCCTCGGTGCGCAACGCGAGCACATTGCCGAGTGGCTGCACAGTTTCACCACAGTGCTCGGCGGCCAGCAATCAGTGGAGATCGCCAGCCATCGCACAGAGCTGAACAAGGCACTGGATCAACTGCGCCTCTAG